GCGCTCATAGTGCCAATTGGGCTGCGGGCTTGATTAGGTATTAGCTGCAGCATAGTGACAGCTGatgtgaaaagagagagagggagggcttGTCGAGACTGTTTTTCAGAAAAACCAGGCTACAGGATTGAGGGATTAGCCGACACTGGTCCCTTACGCCGCGAGAGGCGAGTGTGATGATATGCCTGCTGCTTGCtatgcccgtgtgtgtgtgtgtatgtacgtgtaTTTCCATCTCTCAAGCCTCCCGTTGGCTACCGGGTTAGCTTTTCATATTATCCGTGACAGTCACTTAATCAGGAGGACCACACAAGACAGCACATGTCAGCATGCAACACTATTCCAtccatagacacacacacacacacgcacacacatcaagGTCACCCCACCAGCTGTGCCTGAAACGCCTTTCATCACAGGGGATCTACACTTGTTCACAATGCCCTACATGAAAGGAGCACAggatctcctcttcctcctccagcatcaGCTCCCCACACACCGCTTGAAAACGTCTTCAAATGCGTCTGATAATATTACCATTACCCGAGGTCTTCAAAGGCCACAAACAGCATCCTGGCTCTTTTAAATTCACCTTTAGATACTTTCTTGCTGTGCTAGACTCGGCTCAGCAAGCTGTACGTCCGAGCGGCTGTGCGTTGTGGCAGGggaagttgttttctttttcattttctgcctttttcagTTGCAGAGTAGCATGAAATTTTAGTGCAGCTGCTGTTTAAGTCTTCCAAATTGAAGCTGATGAAAGTTGCAGACAACCTGATGACACTTAATGTGCATTGCTTGTTATCATGTATGTGACCGCGAGTGTGCTCTTTCTGTTGAGGAcgcttccttcctgtctttcacAGGCCTTTTTAcatcaaaacaggaaaagcacagatggaATTAATAACATAAATTAAGGCTGTATGCTTAGATGCAGGGCCTTGCTATTTGCAGGCTGGCTGTCTGGCATGACTTTACTGGAGCGCCCCAAATATCGTCAATGTTATTagtttcacctgtgcttttcttgcgACAAGTCAAAATTGAGCAGTAAATCTTAAAAGAGCCGTGCCTTTACGTTAATTGTTGTCCAGCTAATAGGCACTGCAAGGCACAACATTAACCGATCGAACGTTAACACAGGCGATCAATGTACAGTCGTCTGTTAACTGCAGCTAGAACGTGGTTGCCAGCATACAGACGACTTTCAGTGTATGTTTTAATACTTAAATCACTTCTTTTGGCTTCGAAGGACTGTGTTTGTATATCATAATATCTcatcattaatattttaatgaacTTCTATGTCATCACAGGTGTGGGTCCGTGCATGTATTAGtatataattaatatttaagGGAAATACCGTGCAGTGACAGGTGTTTGTTCACAGATCATTAATATGGAAATTGAGTGATATGCAGTCACAGATGTATGGGTACATTTATGATAGCACGTCTTTATTATTCAAATGAACTGGTGTGcagtcacaggtgtgtgtgtaaatattttttaatatcatATCAATGATATTTAAATCAGCTGGTCTGCTGTCAAAGGTGTGTGCTTATTGGGTATTTTGTATCGGGACCCAGCCGAGTGCTAAAGCCATCTgttatgttttcatgcatgccATGAAAAATTGCTCTGGGGGGGGATAAAGAAAGTCTATTGCGCTGAACTGAACTTGAACTGAAAGTTTgcctgaacagaacagaagtgAAGTGAGCTGAagcctttttcctcttcctctcctgtgcaCTGCAGCGGAGGGCTGGCTGCAGAGGGTCGTGATTCTGGGCTCCGAGGCCCACGTGATCGAGGAGATCCAGCTGTTCGAGACAGCCCAGCCAGTGGACAGCCTGACCATCTCTCACTCCAAGGTAAGGAAAATGGAATGGGGTGTCTCTGAGTTGTTTAGAAGAAATTGTTTTTCAAAGGGAACTGCACGGGGAATTGCATTCTCCGCATGTGAAAGCAGCTgcataatgtcttctgtggctctggaggggctttgtcaagtctgaaaAAATATCTTCTCACGATGTCACCATTGTTAGCTGGAACTGGGCTTGGTGACCACACAATGGAAAAGGCTTCATTACAAATTGGGGGCACTGGAGTTTTTTACCACACAGGGAGGGCTGCAGGCAGCAAATCTGGAGCTAGATACAAACCAGTAACAAaatttctgtcagttttgtcCATCACACCAGGTCGGAAGGCAAAAATAGTTGTAAGCACTCAGAAAGGCCTCACTCAAAGGCAGGTTGAAAAGCTGGCCGGCACCCCGTGGCTTAGGGGGTTGAGATGCAGACCATGAACTGCAGCGTTCCTGTTGAAAGAATACAAAAGAGaacttgctgctttttttcccacctcCGTTACGGAAGTTACAGAAACTGTGGGATGCAGCCGCCCCGATTCTGATGtcagaacagtgtgtgtgtgtgtgtgtgtatgtatgtgtgggACACTTCCATTTAGTTCTAAATAGAGTCTGGTATTTGGAGACAAAAAGGAACATCTCAAAATGTCTCGTGTTGGCATTTTATTTGATTCAACTCTGTCTGGATAGAtttgtgtggagaacatgttaaCAGACCAGACTCAATACAAGGCAAGCGCTTGAGGTGAAAGGGATTTTAATAAGAAGAAAGCAGCTCTtagcagctctttttttttttgatcatttGAGTTTGAGCTTCCAGCTGCTCCCACTCAGTATAGCAAAGCCTAGCCATGTGCATACTGTCGTCATGGACTCCTGGCTGgattgttttctgtcttttttagaGATGAGAAATCTTAATGGTCTCTCAGGGGAAAAGTTGTTCAaagtttctttgttgttttggtaaTCTCCTGCCTGGCCTGCACGTCTAGCACGGCTTTGTGCTTCATCTGACAACATCCCTCGAAAGTCAAGTTTTGGTTCCATTAGCTTGCTTTGCTGCTGCATCACTTGTTCATTGGTATTCAGCGCTAACAGCAGGACTTTGTCCTCTGCTGATCTGTTAATACTCTTTTTGCCAGACACTTACCATCATAGATCCAttgacagcagacaggcagtcagCACGGTGCCACTGGCCCGGTGCCACTCAGCAGATGTTTTTATCAACACTGCCCTCTTTCAGATCAAGTGTCGCCTCATGAATCCAAAACCCTCTTCACAATAACAGTAATTACAATCCTTCTCCGCAGCAGGGAATTGAACCTTTGCCCCTGTTGTTTTCTCAATCTCCCGGCCCTGTCAGCTGAGCCTGTGTGTTGACGCCGGCCCTGTCCCCGTGGCTCTGCGATGGCACGTCCGCCGATCGATGCAGTTTTTGGGCATTCCCAGCCCCAAAGCCCACTGCTTATCTCGTTAATGCTGGCTTAGCCGCCACCAGACATTTTACAACATCTTTTGCGAAGAGAGCGCTACCCAGATTGGATTGGACGAGGGTTGGAGGGGTGAATGTTATTGTAATTGAGAGTGATTATCCCATTATCTCCTCTAACCCCTAACTGAGtcactcttcctctgtccctctgtttatcttccttcttgtttttcatctctgtctGGTTTCTGTCTCCGGCCGATGGCTGGACCTggtctttgtcttcctctttctctcttcttcttccttctctgtttctctgtagaAGTACGTGTACATCGGCTCTCGTTCGGAGGTTCTCCAGCTGCCCTTGGCCAACTGCAGCCGCTATCAGTCTCAGCCAGACTGTCTGCTCGCCAGGGACCCCTACTGCGCTTGGGACAGCGAGGGTCGGGCCTGCGTCCGCATCGACCTCCACCGCGGGTGAGACGACTGCACCTATGCATCCACGCTATACTATATACATGATATTGGTATTTTGATGCTTGgtgttgacattttaaaagaagctgCTGATTCCAATACAACAGAAAGAGTATTTATATAGTATGTGCCCTTTAAACTCTATATGACACCCATACTAATGAAAGGTTTTTGGCTGCATATAAGCAGCTCCTCAAGAATGAAGTGCAGGTTTTATAGACCTGGAGCTGTTGCATAACATCCTCCTGCTTTACATGATGTGATTTCTCTGGTCTGGCCttgtaaaataaacataacCAAAAATATTATATTGACATGGGGTTAGAGGCCTTCTGCATATCAGAGCTGCATATATATGTTATAATAAAAGGCTGATATGCTATATTTGTCCGTTTAATGACATTTACAAGTTGTTTCTAACTAAAGTGTTGAAATAATATTGCAAAGgtttacatttgttttgatgtgttccATGGGTTTGGTTATTTTCCGTGTTACTATTATTACACAGCAGATTGCACACAGGCATTGGATCCATTGTTGTCTGATGTACTGTGGGTTCCTCTGTTCTAGTGAGAGACCATTATTAATCTTCCACTCTGCTGTCTGCCCTTTCCCCTCCAGGtccacctcctccctgtcaCAGGACCTCATGCTGGAGAGGTTCAGCCGGGGAAAAGCGAAGTTCGATAAGCCCGTCTCCATCCCCAGCCCTGGTGAGTGTGGGGCCATGCCTCAGTACTGGTCCCTTGTGGGAATTAACTGTCACTGCAGGAGCCATAGCAAGGAAAAAGGATGGACTTGGAGCTGAATTGTGTGAATATATTTGGACTGAGCTGAATGAACTGAATTAAGTAGAGAAGTGGCTGCTGTAGAATATGAATTGGAATTATTATGGATGAGACTATaacccccccctcctttctACTCTTGcccctgccccctcctcctgcttttctcCTGTTCCTCTGCAGAGCACTCCCGTCTGAGGAACGTAACAGTGGTGGTGGGATCTGACATGGTGCTGCCTTGCCAGCTGGTCTCCAACCTGGCTCACCCCTGTTGGGTCCTCAACGACCGTGAGCTCCAGCTGGGTGACCCCGAGGCAGGAGGGCCACGCTTCGACCGGACACTCAAGGCCCTCGTCATCCCTGAAGCGGGCCAGATGCAAGCGGGCCGCTATATCTGCTACTCTGAGGAGCAGGGAGTCAAGTTTCAGACAGAGCGCTACCAGGTGGCTGTGGTAGCCAGCGCTCCGGTCTTTATGGAGGCCCGGGCTCCAGACAGCAGCATGGGGCTCTTCTGGGTGCTGGTCATCACCCTCGGAGCGGCGTGCCTGCTGCTCCTTGTAGCAGCTCTTTACCTTCGCAGGAGGCTGAAGCTGGCACTGGGCAAAGGAGCCGACATGAAGCCACTTGAGAGCACCCTGGTCTACCCCATCACCCTGCCTAAGGAGCCACCCACCTTCGTGCCCAGCAAGATGCCCACAGACGAGGACCGTTTCTGGGAGACGGGCGCCAACTACTACTACTCAGACGGCTCGCTGAAGATCGTTCCCGGTCACGCCCTGGGGCCCAGCAGCGTTAGCAGCACGGCGTCACCCAGCGCCATTCCCGGCCAGCCCATCCACTCCCCCAGCCGTCTCAGCCTCACCAACATCCGAGGCTCCGGTAGCAACGGCTACATCCGCCTCAACCTGAGCAcagcaggggaggagagggcTAGCGGGGCTGGCGCTGGGGGCGGCGGGCTCGGAGGTCTGGGCGTGAGTGGGAACGACTACTCCAGCCCCTTCAAGGAGGAGCTCAGACGcactctgcagcagagaagcGTGCTGCCTGATGCCAACCCCGAGGAGTCGTCCGTCTAGGCCTGTCCTCCTCCGTCTCCGTTCCCTgagttggaaaaacaaaacaaccaaccTACCTCCCTCCTTTTGAGGATGCCTGCTCTCTTTCAGTGACACGCTGTCAATTCCccatgctgtctctctctctctctctctcgctctgccaatGCCTGTTTGGCTCACTGTAGACATTTATAGCACACAGCATGTTAAatatacacactcatacaccATGTTCGCCAACATGCACTCCTATTATTATTGTGTTCTGGGCAACATGCAGTCATGATTGTGGCTTTTTCTTCTTCGACTGTGCAATCGCCACTTGTGTAAATTGTGTATTTAAAAAGGCTGAACGCAGAGGAGAACACCTCAAGCATGGAAATTAAACAAAAGGCGTTAGATGTTTTCTGAAGGGCACATTTCTTTTATGTTGAGTGGACCAAGTGAGGCTTTCAGCCCCAGTGCCGAAACCGGTTGACGAGCGGCAAACGCGGCTGACTGGAAATATGAACTGATTCTCTGTCCTTCTGTTCCTTTGAGACTTTTTCAGCTTACTGCACTTAAAAACTGGAAGCGTGTCTTCCCTTTTTGTATTTGTGAGCCAAGAGTGTGAGAGGAGTATAAAAAGACTAATTAATCTCGAAGCAAGACGACAATCACGTCCCCGTAGCAGGAGCTCTGCGTGGGACCGCGAGGAGaggcgagagagcgagagacaaagagagaggaaattaaatggaaaatgaagTGAATTGGAGTGAAAGACGCAAGGGGGTTTTTGAATGAAGGACAATCTCTCAAGACTTTCTCTGCTCAATTTGTATTTTTCCCCCCATGTTGTATTCACCCCGGAGAAAGTCCTCGATCCCTTCCACTTTAATTTGTTGTGATGGTTGGTTTGAatttcttgttgttctttttctatgtctTACGGACTACAGCAGTGTTCACAAAGTTATCAAGTGACTAATGGCTCCCCTCTATGAATGACAACGCGAGGGCAAGTGCTTACATTCCTCGCTCAGCCCGGCTCGGTGACCTTCAAACGCACCTTCAAGTCTAATATAATACAAGTGCACTCCAAACGACATTTAGTCTCAGTGTGTAACAGatgcctgttttgtttgagcCCTTTTGgacatttcttcatttatttagaAAGAAGAGGCTATTTGCATTCAGCCCTTAGCATCGGAACAGTAACTGCACACTTAATTCTAAATTGAAGCTGACATGAAGACATTAGGCAATGGGAATGTAGTTGAACCCTCACTGTTGCGACCGCTGTGGATGTCTCAATAAGTGCTTTATATCGTATGTGTTTGGTGAGGGTGGTAACTTGCACTGCCAAGAAGGAAACtacccctcccacacacacacatttacacgcTCACAGTCCTCTGAATGCCACCCATCCTGgaccacagtgtgtttgtgacgCACCCTTAAACCCCATGAAACCCCCCTCCCTCTTACCGACGCCCAGAGACTGACCTGGGGCTACTGTGGACTTAAACAGAGGAAGAGCACTgtaaaacacaccaacacaagaAGAAGCCACACACAGTGTTGATGGAggactggacagacagacagactgattgCTGCCGTGCTGACGAACTGATGGCTCCAGACGGGGAGCAGCCGTGAACCAGTGACAGGTATTGTTCAACTTAATTAAATTCATGCAAACAGATTCAAGCAAAAGTCCTCACCTTCAGCAATTTCCAGTGTAGATTTTTGGCTGCTCACTGCAGTGTTAGGAATTGTGTAGTTTATTTATCTGGCTTATCTGACTGTCCATCTGCTCAACTTATCACAAgaagaaataatgaaacatttcaggaaatacaCAGACTTCTTTTATCCatgagaattagatgagaagattggtaCCACTCTCACGCAACTacgttaaatatgaagctgcagttaGTTATAAACTGAAAGCAGGGGAAAGCAAAGGGAAAAAGCTCACTAAATAACACgctatatcttgtttgttttatctgtacaaaggttagcatttaactcaaagcaccgctgtgcctgagcacagcctcacagagcctctATAGTGGCTGAAGACTCATAGTCTTGTTCCATCGTAGGTTCTTCGTCTCCTTCCCATCAAAAGCTG
The DNA window shown above is from Chelmon rostratus isolate fCheRos1 chromosome 5, fCheRos1.pri, whole genome shotgun sequence and carries:
- the sema4c gene encoding semaphorin-4C isoform X2, with the translated sequence MARFSIQGVFNYSMLTLSDHERVLYVGAREALFALDPNDISRQLRPQIDWPAPQDKKRECVAKGKNNQTECFNYIRFLQSYNHTHLYTCGTYAFQPKCTYVNADYFTLNTAALEDGKGKCPYDPAKGHTGLIVDKELYSATLNNFLGTEPVILRNLGQQHYSMKSEYLPAWLNEPDFVGSALVRESSGSKEGDDDKIYFFFSERALELDCDTELTVARVARVCKGDLGGTRTLQKKWTTFQKARLECSLPERHVSFNNLRAVFTLPGQDWRGTTFYGIFHAQWGDVDVSAVCQYQIGDVKKVFEGSYKEYREASQRWARYTGAVPVPRPGSCITNSDRENGYNSSLQLPDATLNFAKKHPLMEDKALARPLLLTKGVNFTRLAVDRVSALDQRAYNMLFIGTAEGWLQRVVILGSEAHVIEEIQLFETAQPVDSLTISHSKKYVYIGSRSEVLQLPLANCSRYQSQPDCLLARDPYCAWDSEGRACVRIDLHRGSTSSLSQDLMLERFSRGKAKFDKPVSIPSPEHSRLRNVTVVVGSDMVLPCQLVSNLAHPCWVLNDRELQLGDPEAGGPRFDRTLKALVIPEAGQMQAGRYICYSEEQGVKFQTERYQVAVVASAPVFMEARAPDSSMGLFWVLVITLGAACLLLLVAALYLRRRLKLALGKGADMKPLESTLVYPITLPKEPPTFVPSKMPTDEDRFWETGANYYYSDGSLKIVPGHALGPSSVSSTASPSAIPGQPIHSPSRLSLTNIRGSGSNGYIRLNLSTAGEERASGAGAGGGGLGGLGVSGNDYSSPFKEELRRTLQQRSVLPDANPEESSV